Proteins from one Desulfonema limicola genomic window:
- a CDS encoding methyl-accepting chemotaxis protein encodes MIKDHTLFKKIMLYLTDSVKKKITTIIILPFILSLILVLTGTYVLYLENVILIVVRMEREWLDVNLNGFKYLNRYIITDDKEVLKLSLNNLERGYNINKIGPQIKAFSEGKRIDKKGLAKQMDELLYSCNYEELSGVVNVVGLLGSHEYVKVLMEEWNGAFEDFEKNMPIIYKYIQTGDKALLAPIFKFSEDFKTRGDIFSEYSAKLSSFAYSLTTKILWFLFLSIGFITLTISFKYIHSLINAFNSITGMLKIIAEGDMSQRLNLNQRDEIGIMSQAVNNICEKMGKNISLVIVSSNQLSADSLKQASSVEEISASLEEMSSMTRKNADNAGQVNELMKHAGIVVTKANDSINGMTISMEKISKAGEETSKIIKTIDEIAFQTNLLALNAAVEAARAGETGAGFAVVADEVRSLALRTAEASKNTTILIKGIGEKIKNGSEILRSVNETFIEISEITSKAGKFTDEIAAASGEQADGITQIAEGIAEVDKITQQNASGAEDLAASANMFKIA; translated from the coding sequence ATGATTAAAGATCATACTCTTTTTAAAAAAATAATGCTTTATCTGACAGATTCAGTCAAAAAAAAAATTACCACAATAATAATTCTGCCTTTTATTTTATCCCTTATCCTTGTATTAACAGGAACATATGTCCTTTATTTAGAAAATGTCATTCTTATAGTTGTGAGGATGGAAAGAGAATGGCTTGATGTAAATCTAAATGGTTTCAAATATCTAAACAGGTATATTATAACGGATGATAAAGAGGTTTTAAAATTATCTCTGAATAATTTAGAAAGAGGATATAATATTAACAAGATAGGCCCTCAGATCAAAGCCTTTTCAGAAGGGAAAAGAATAGATAAAAAAGGGCTTGCAAAGCAAATGGATGAACTCTTGTATTCCTGTAATTATGAAGAATTGTCAGGTGTAGTAAATGTAGTCGGTCTGCTGGGCAGTCATGAATATGTAAAAGTCTTGATGGAAGAGTGGAACGGAGCCTTTGAAGATTTTGAAAAAAATATGCCGATTATTTACAAATATATCCAAACCGGTGATAAGGCTCTGCTTGCTCCCATCTTTAAATTCTCGGAGGATTTCAAAACAAGGGGAGATATTTTTTCAGAATATTCAGCAAAATTGTCCTCATTTGCTTACTCCCTTACCACAAAAATACTGTGGTTTCTTTTTCTGTCTATCGGGTTCATTACACTGACAATATCTTTTAAATATATACATTCACTTATAAACGCATTCAATTCTATTACTGGTATGCTGAAAATTATTGCAGAAGGCGATATGAGTCAAAGGCTGAATCTCAATCAGAGAGATGAAATCGGCATTATGAGCCAGGCTGTAAATAATATTTGTGAAAAAATGGGAAAAAATATCTCCCTTGTGATCGTGTCATCTAATCAATTATCCGCGGATTCCCTGAAGCAGGCATCTTCTGTGGAGGAGATTTCAGCTTCGCTTGAAGAAATGTCTTCCATGACAAGAAAAAATGCTGACAATGCGGGCCAGGTAAATGAACTTATGAAACATGCGGGAATAGTTGTTACAAAAGCAAACGATTCTATAAATGGAATGACTATATCAATGGAAAAGATTTCCAAAGCAGGTGAAGAGACTTCAAAGATTATCAAAACTATAGATGAAATTGCTTTTCAAACAAATCTGCTGGCTTTGAATGCAGCAGTTGAGGCAGCCAGGGCAGGTGAAACAGGGGCAGGTTTTGCAGTTGTTGCAGATGAGGTCAGAAGCCTTGCACTGAGAACTGCCGAAGCTTCCAAAAATACGACTATCCTTATCAAAGGGATAGGGGAGAAAATAAAGAATGGTTCGGAAATTCTCAGATCGGTGAATGAAACATTTATTGAAATTTCCGAAATTACATCCAAAGCTGGGAAATTTACAGATGAAATTGCAGCAGCATCAGGAGAACAGGCAGATGGCATAACCCAGATTGCAGAAGGGATTGCCGAAGTGGATAAAATTACTCAGCAGAATGCTTCTGGTGCTGAAGATTTAGCAGCAAGTGCAAACATGTTTAAAATAGCATAA
- a CDS encoding FemAB family XrtA/PEP-CTERM system-associated protein, producing the protein MKYLFNKKITVHEMNFKDSSYWDHYVKNHGQSTLYHLFKWRHIIEKTYGHKTYCLAAADNNKSYPVRGILPLVHLKHFIFGNKLISMPFFDLGGILADDEKAEKVLIDKAVTLARHLNVDQVELRHITPLSIDSGLQEYQYRLQTVSSKVRMLLKLPNCSETLMNSFKAKLRSQIKRPLKAGFYSKIGGKELLDDFYNVFSVNMRDLGSPVHSKSLIKNILIEFPGNAKIVMVYKEQQPAACSFITGFKDTLSNPWASALREYSRFSPNMLLYWTMLDYACDNGYNYFDFGRSSPGEGTYKFKQQWGARPIALNWQYIVLKNETKNLSSDDKSRFDQAIEYWKKLPVCLTKIIGPVIRKNIGL; encoded by the coding sequence ATGAAATATCTTTTCAATAAAAAAATAACAGTTCATGAAATGAATTTTAAAGATTCATCATACTGGGATCATTACGTTAAAAATCATGGTCAATCTACCCTGTATCATCTTTTCAAATGGCGGCACATAATTGAAAAGACCTATGGACACAAAACCTATTGTCTTGCTGCAGCAGATAATAATAAATCATATCCTGTGCGTGGTATCCTGCCATTAGTACATCTTAAACATTTTATATTTGGCAATAAATTAATCTCCATGCCTTTTTTTGATTTAGGCGGGATCCTGGCTGATGATGAAAAAGCAGAAAAGGTATTGATTGACAAAGCTGTAACGCTTGCCCGGCATTTAAACGTTGATCAAGTTGAGTTAAGGCATATTACCCCTCTTAGTATAGACTCTGGATTACAGGAATATCAATACAGGCTGCAGACTGTATCAAGTAAAGTCAGGATGCTGCTTAAACTTCCAAATTGTTCTGAAACACTTATGAATTCATTTAAAGCCAAATTGAGAAGTCAAATAAAAAGGCCTTTAAAAGCTGGATTTTATTCAAAAATCGGCGGCAAAGAATTGCTGGATGATTTCTATAATGTTTTTTCAGTCAACATGCGGGATTTGGGATCTCCGGTTCATTCCAAATCCCTGATAAAAAATATCCTGATAGAGTTTCCAGGCAATGCAAAGATTGTTATGGTTTATAAGGAGCAGCAGCCTGCTGCCTGCAGTTTTATTACAGGATTTAAGGATACCCTGTCTAATCCCTGGGCATCAGCCCTTAGAGAATACAGCCGTTTCAGCCCCAATATGCTTCTTTACTGGACTATGCTGGACTATGCGTGTGATAACGGATATAATTATTTTGACTTTGGCCGTTCCAGTCCAGGCGAGGGAACTTACAAATTTAAGCAGCAGTGGGGAGCCAGACCCATAGCACTGAACTGGCAGTATATTGTATTAAAAAATGAAACAAAGAATTTATCATCTGATGACAAATCAAGATTTGATCAGGCTATTGAATACTGGAAAAAACTTCCGGTTTGTTTAACAAAAATCATAGGCCCTGTAATAAGGAAGAATATCGGGCTGTAA
- a CDS encoding acyl carrier protein, with product MSVIEIVKNFLVQKDYINANDEIGIEDSLLERGIIDSVGIMNLVEMLEQEYKIKIDDDDLMPENFDSLAAIDSYVKSKTN from the coding sequence ATGTCTGTTATTGAAATTGTTAAAAATTTTCTGGTACAAAAAGATTATATTAATGCAAATGATGAAATTGGAATAGAAGATTCTCTGCTTGAACGCGGCATAATAGATTCGGTTGGTATTATGAATCTTGTTGAAATGCTGGAACAGGAATATAAGATTAAAATTGATGATGATGATCTTATGCCTGAAAACTTTGACTCTTTAGCTGCGATTGATAGTTATGTCAAAAGTAAAACAAATTAA
- a CDS encoding polysaccharide deacetylase family protein, whose translation MKYSISIKNIMFKTGIMSLLQNAPLQNAAILRYHAVTDAENNYYSSPSIAVSPHDFEIQVKYFAQNCNVISLDTLAECILSKKKFPKKSIVMTFDDGYQDNYSAYQIMKKYKIQGTFYVAAGCLGQGETLWLFEVIFLIQQTKKLVLYLDINNENLQFPLSSKSEKMYAMRKITEIIKSNNLETRENIRKQLRIKLNDVNDLNDKAKQVMLSWKQVKEMSDNGMTIGGHTMTHINLPNADYEDAKREIYECKSLIEEKTGKPVKHFSYPNGGNYDYYNDTIMQIIKQAGYLTSTTSNNGLVNMNSRLLELSRIRITNNLSEIVYQTACEPFVKKMLRRD comes from the coding sequence ATGAAATATTCTATTTCAATTAAAAATATCATGTTTAAAACCGGGATTATGTCCCTGCTTCAAAATGCCCCTTTACAAAATGCTGCCATTCTTCGCTATCATGCAGTAACTGATGCAGAGAATAATTATTATTCAAGCCCTTCTATTGCTGTATCGCCTCATGACTTTGAAATACAAGTCAAATATTTTGCACAAAACTGCAATGTAATTTCCCTGGATACATTGGCAGAATGTATTTTAAGTAAAAAAAAGTTTCCAAAAAAATCAATAGTAATGACCTTTGATGACGGGTACCAGGATAATTATTCTGCCTATCAAATCATGAAAAAATACAAGATTCAAGGAACATTTTATGTTGCAGCAGGGTGTCTTGGACAAGGCGAAACTTTATGGCTTTTTGAAGTAATCTTTCTTATTCAGCAGACAAAGAAGCTAGTGCTTTATCTGGATATAAATAATGAAAATCTTCAATTTCCTTTATCCTCAAAATCTGAAAAAATGTATGCAATGAGGAAAATCACTGAAATTATTAAATCCAATAACCTGGAAACAAGAGAAAACATAAGAAAACAATTAAGAATTAAGCTTAATGATGTTAATGACTTAAATGACAAAGCAAAGCAAGTAATGCTGTCTTGGAAACAGGTTAAGGAAATGAGCGATAATGGCATGACAATCGGGGGCCATACCATGACCCATATAAATCTTCCCAATGCAGATTATGAGGATGCAAAACGCGAAATATATGAATGCAAAAGTCTTATTGAAGAAAAAACAGGAAAGCCTGTCAAACATTTTTCATACCCTAATGGGGGAAATTATGATTATTATAATGATACCATAATGCAAATCATAAAGCAGGCAGGATATTTAACTTCAACAACTTCAAATAACGGTCTGGTTAATATGAACAGCAGGCTCCTTGAACTCAGCCGAATACGAATTACAAATAATCTTTCTGAAATAGTTTATCAAACAGCTTGTGAACCTTTTGTTAAAAAAATGTTAAGGAGAGATTAA
- a CDS encoding glycosyltransferase family 2 protein, whose product MNLSFVLLTWNSEKYIPGCLESLLTDLKGTSFSYEIFIVDNGSKDKSVQLIESFEKKFPGKIFPIFLSKNTGTTISRNLALKKTKGKYIIIMDSDLMVSPGTIEILIKNLKDNKNAGMFVPRLLYPNGNLQKSTDVFPSIFTKIFRYFFLKIIEKKENRTESKNNGAYAVDYAISAMWVLKREVMDKVGLLDENIFYAPEDVDYCLRIWKSGYCIMYNPDVSCIHHTQEISRGIKINSAALNHIKGLLYYFKKHNYFFIKPKISKQISCSQNSN is encoded by the coding sequence ATGAATTTATCTTTTGTACTGCTGACCTGGAATTCTGAGAAATATATCCCCGGCTGCCTGGAGTCTTTACTTACAGATTTAAAAGGAACCAGTTTTTCTTATGAAATATTTATTGTTGATAATGGTTCAAAGGATAAATCTGTTCAACTTATTGAATCTTTTGAAAAAAAGTTCCCAGGGAAAATTTTCCCCATATTTTTAAGCAAAAATACCGGTACAACCATATCCCGCAATCTTGCTTTAAAAAAAACAAAAGGTAAATATATTATTATAATGGATTCTGATCTTATGGTTTCTCCAGGAACCATAGAAATCTTGATAAAAAATCTTAAAGATAATAAAAACGCAGGTATGTTTGTTCCAAGATTATTATATCCTAATGGAAATCTCCAGAAATCAACAGATGTTTTTCCTAGTATATTTACAAAAATTTTTAGATATTTCTTTTTGAAAATCATAGAAAAAAAGGAAAACAGAACAGAATCTAAAAACAATGGGGCATATGCTGTTGATTATGCTATTTCTGCAATGTGGGTATTAAAACGTGAGGTTATGGACAAGGTTGGTCTGCTGGATGAAAATATTTTTTATGCACCTGAAGATGTTGATTATTGTTTAAGAATATGGAAATCAGGCTATTGTATCATGTATAACCCAGATGTATCATGTATTCATCATACCCAGGAAATATCACGCGGGATAAAAATCAATTCTGCAGCCCTGAATCATATAAAAGGGCTTTTATATTATTTTAAAAAGCATAATTATTTTTTTATAAAACCAAAAATCTCAAAACAAATATCATGCAGTCAAAACTCAAACTAA
- a CDS encoding XrtA system polysaccharide deacetylase, whose protein sequence is MKNYILLTIDVEDWFQVENFKSYIPLSSWFSRELRVEKNTNQILDLLDSQKTLFPARATFFMLGWLAKRLPHLVYEIHKRGHEIASHGYYHNLCINESDEKIKTDLTKTKNLLEDIIGQEVTGYRAPSFSINDNVLKIIENCGYIYDSSYNSFEMHGRYGHVNLSNYKRNGAAVKISDNFFELPVSNLKIKNHVIPWGGGGYFRLMPFFLFRKGIKAILNRDNAYIFYMHPWELDPKQPRVVQASSGFKFRHYTNLDTTKEKLNALFRSFKECSFITCHKYLNIK, encoded by the coding sequence ATGAAAAACTATATTCTTTTAACCATAGATGTTGAAGACTGGTTCCAGGTAGAGAATTTTAAATCCTATATTCCATTATCCTCCTGGTTTTCTCGTGAACTCAGGGTTGAGAAAAATACAAACCAGATTCTTGATTTACTGGACTCACAAAAAACCCTGTTCCCTGCCAGGGCCACATTTTTCATGCTTGGCTGGCTTGCAAAACGTCTGCCTCATCTTGTATATGAAATTCATAAACGAGGACATGAAATAGCATCTCACGGCTATTACCACAACCTTTGCATCAATGAATCTGATGAAAAAATAAAAACAGACCTAACAAAAACTAAAAATCTTCTGGAAGATATTATAGGACAGGAGGTTACAGGATACAGGGCTCCCAGTTTTTCCATAAACGACAATGTTCTCAAGATTATTGAAAACTGCGGTTATATATATGATTCCAGTTATAATTCTTTTGAAATGCACGGCAGATATGGTCATGTTAATCTTTCTAATTATAAAAGAAATGGTGCTGCTGTTAAAATATCGGACAATTTTTTTGAACTGCCTGTAAGTAACTTAAAAATAAAAAATCATGTTATTCCCTGGGGCGGAGGCGGATATTTTCGCCTGATGCCTTTTTTTTTATTCAGAAAAGGTATTAAGGCCATACTTAATCGTGATAATGCCTATATTTTTTACATGCACCCCTGGGAGCTTGATCCAAAACAGCCACGGGTAGTCCAGGCTTCATCAGGATTTAAATTCAGGCATTATACTAATCTGGATACAACCAAAGAAAAATTAAATGCCTTATTCCGCAGTTTCAAAGAATGCAGTTTTATAACATGTCATAAATATCTGAATATCAAATGA
- a CDS encoding PKD domain-containing protein, which translates to MKIKYSNSASVFVFLIIFSTAYLFCINQCYADCPEGMISYYRLDENNGVSHVDFSGNTQAQCADKCPSVTVYGRVGRGQIFNGSTTGINISPPEIFNWQQHDSFSIEYWIKKSPETLSNDEVIIGRYDQANGLKWWTGVGSSGVAAFVLKDTKGNEFSLYGTKNLADGLWHHVAAVRDGDTDKILLYVDLRLEASLNAVYSGNFSSENSLLNIGWINADKTQRFKGMADEIAVYEKALPEQEIFSHFFNGLADLRWGYCDKTYQVKIMPLGDSITSGGTMNPDFQTGYRQNLYLNLEYLGYEVDFVGTQQTGKMAEPLFDIDNEAHFKPDSGWTAKEIAENIYSWLEINPADIIILHIGTYDKKTGAEDIELIFNEIDRFSKDITIAAALIINQQTVNPDITLFNKNVAAMIKNRIIKGDKIIIADLENSLIYPDDMIDEFHPAPAGYAKIANTLLNSLLKTPEHAPIAIVESVKTAFEGETIILDGSSSFDPNGPIAYHWIQLSGIPVQLSGSDTAIALFTIPVSASDMAFRLVVQDQTGLSGSDEIVINVNKYLPPKADPGEDQTVNSGQTITLDGSASFAESGEIESYQWIQISGISVNLTSPDEAVTEFTAPDINSETGEQDKTLVFELIVKDHTGVQSSERISIYLQNTLPRANAGYDQVVIEGTTVILDASASFDPDGGISSYKWTQISGTDVTISDFNAIKPTFVAPAVGTSSIIFELTVTDKQGNSDTDEIQIIVNSNGISNFPDSITAFISAAGRPMGIKTDTSSASLVKLNPVSMGAITPGGNSPESLIYGLINMEIRLDKPAASAVVTVYFPEPAPEDALWYSYSKQKGWIDYGSNAVFSLDRKQVQLTLTDGAVGDEEDISAGINGKIRNTSGLGIPYREDKDDLISCFINTCR; encoded by the coding sequence ATGAAAATTAAATATTCTAATTCAGCTTCAGTATTTGTTTTTTTAATTATATTCAGCACAGCTTATCTTTTCTGCATAAATCAGTGCTATGCAGACTGTCCTGAGGGTATGATTTCTTATTACAGGCTTGATGAAAACAATGGTGTTTCCCATGTTGATTTTTCAGGTAATACACAAGCCCAATGTGCTGATAAATGTCCGTCAGTAACTGTTTACGGCAGAGTCGGCAGGGGGCAGATATTTAACGGAAGCACAACAGGCATCAATATATCACCTCCTGAGATATTTAACTGGCAGCAACATGATAGTTTTTCCATTGAATACTGGATTAAAAAATCACCTGAAACCCTTTCAAATGACGAAGTTATTATAGGCAGATATGACCAGGCAAATGGCCTTAAATGGTGGACAGGAGTGGGAAGCAGCGGAGTTGCTGCTTTTGTTTTAAAAGATACAAAAGGAAACGAGTTTTCCCTTTACGGTACAAAAAACCTTGCAGACGGACTATGGCATCATGTTGCAGCAGTAAGGGATGGTGATACTGATAAAATATTACTTTATGTGGATCTTCGTTTAGAAGCATCCCTTAATGCTGTATATTCAGGAAATTTTTCTTCTGAAAATTCTTTACTCAATATAGGCTGGATAAATGCTGATAAAACTCAAAGATTTAAAGGTATGGCAGATGAAATTGCTGTTTATGAAAAAGCATTACCTGAACAGGAAATATTTAGTCATTTTTTCAACGGCCTGGCAGACCTTCGATGGGGATATTGTGATAAGACTTACCAGGTAAAAATTATGCCCCTGGGGGATTCAATTACGTCAGGAGGAACCATGAATCCTGATTTTCAGACAGGATACAGGCAGAACTTATATTTAAACCTGGAATATCTGGGCTATGAAGTTGATTTTGTGGGAACACAGCAGACAGGAAAGATGGCAGAGCCTTTATTTGATATAGATAATGAAGCACATTTTAAACCTGATTCAGGATGGACAGCAAAAGAGATTGCAGAAAATATTTATTCATGGCTGGAAATCAATCCTGCTGATATAATAATCCTCCATATTGGCACCTATGACAAAAAAACAGGTGCAGAGGATATTGAATTGATTTTTAATGAAATTGACCGTTTCAGTAAAGATATTACAATTGCAGCTGCTTTGATTATTAATCAGCAAACTGTTAATCCAGACATAACTTTATTTAATAAAAATGTTGCAGCCATGATAAAAAACAGGATTATAAAAGGTGATAAGATTATAATTGCAGATTTGGAAAACTCTCTTATTTATCCTGATGATATGATAGATGAATTTCATCCAGCTCCGGCAGGATATGCCAAGATCGCTAATACATTGCTTAACAGTCTGCTTAAAACTCCTGAACATGCTCCCATAGCAATTGTGGAATCTGTCAAAACCGCTTTTGAAGGGGAAACAATAATATTAGACGGTTCTTCCTCTTTTGATCCAAACGGGCCTATAGCCTATCATTGGATACAATTATCAGGAATACCGGTTCAGCTTTCAGGGTCTGATACTGCCATTGCTTTATTTACAATCCCTGTTTCTGCATCAGATATGGCCTTTCGTCTTGTTGTTCAGGATCAGACAGGTTTATCAGGCAGTGATGAGATTGTAATAAATGTTAATAAATATTTACCTCCAAAAGCAGATCCTGGTGAAGACCAGACAGTAAATTCAGGCCAAACAATAACCCTTGATGGTTCAGCATCCTTTGCTGAAAGTGGTGAAATTGAATCCTATCAATGGATTCAGATTTCAGGCATATCTGTAAATTTGACCAGTCCTGATGAAGCTGTTACAGAATTTACTGCACCAGACATAAATTCAGAAACAGGGGAACAAGACAAAACTCTTGTCTTTGAATTAATTGTAAAAGACCATACAGGCGTACAGTCGTCAGAAAGAATTTCCATTTATTTACAAAATACATTACCAAGAGCAAATGCAGGATATGACCAGGTTGTTATTGAAGGAACTACCGTAATTCTGGATGCTTCTGCTTCATTTGATCCTGACGGCGGCATCAGTTCTTATAAATGGACTCAAATCAGCGGTACTGATGTAACAATCTCAGATTTCAATGCAATAAAACCGACATTTGTAGCCCCAGCAGTTGGTACTTCAAGCATAATCTTTGAATTGACTGTAACAGACAAGCAGGGAAACTCAGATACTGATGAAATACAGATAATTGTAAACAGCAATGGCATCAGCAATTTTCCAGACAGCATAACAGCTTTTATATCTGCCGCAGGCAGGCCGATGGGAATAAAAACTGACACCAGCAGTGCATCCCTTGTTAAGCTGAATCCTGTCAGCATGGGAGCAATTACACCTGGCGGCAACAGCCCTGAAAGCCTGATATACGGCTTGATTAATATGGAAATCAGGTTAGATAAACCTGCTGCCAGTGCAGTAGTAACAGTGTATTTTCCTGAACCTGCTCCTGAGGATGCTTTGTGGTACAGCTATAGTAAGCAGAAAGGATGGATTGACTATGGCAGCAATGCTGTTTTCAGTTTAGACAGAAAACAGGTTCAACTTACCCTGACTGACGGGGCAGTTGGAGATGAGGAAGATATATCAGCAGGTATTAACGGAAAAATAAGAAATACCTCTGGACTGGGGATTCCATATAGAGAAGATAAGGATGACCTGATAAGCTGTTTTATTAATACATGCAGATAG